Proteins encoded in a region of the Armatimonadota bacterium genome:
- a CDS encoding adenine phosphoribosyltransferase — MDESASLPWRRAGPWPQKVTGAPNLERRPDRLGADLGRGVSCRAVSELLAAQLIRDVPDFPKPGILFKDVAPVMMSAPAMQEVVDLLADDAKASGAEVIVGIESRGFVFGVPVALQLGLPFAMTRKLGKLPFDRITEEYALEYGTNTIEMHVDAIDPGQRAYIIDDLLATGGTAAAAARLIERLNGSVCGMGFMVELVFLEGRKNLLGYQTRTLIQY, encoded by the coding sequence ATGGACGAATCTGCGAGTCTACCTTGGCGCCGGGCCGGGCCCTGGCCACAGAAGGTTACCGGCGCGCCGAACCTGGAGCGACGTCCGGACAGGCTCGGAGCGGATCTGGGGCGGGGGGTATCCTGCCGGGCCGTGTCCGAGCTGCTCGCCGCCCAGTTGATCCGCGACGTCCCTGACTTTCCGAAGCCCGGGATCCTCTTCAAGGACGTCGCACCGGTCATGATGAGCGCCCCGGCCATGCAGGAGGTCGTCGACCTTCTCGCCGACGACGCCAAGGCCTCTGGGGCCGAAGTCATCGTCGGCATCGAGAGCCGGGGGTTCGTGTTCGGCGTCCCTGTCGCCCTCCAACTCGGACTTCCCTTCGCCATGACCCGGAAGCTGGGCAAGCTGCCCTTCGACCGCATCACCGAGGAATACGCGCTCGAATACGGCACGAACACGATCGAGATGCACGTCGACGCCATCGACCCTGGCCAGCGCGCCTATATCATCGACGACCTGCTCGCCACCGGAGGCACCGCCGCCGCCGCTGCCCGGCTGATCGAACGCCTCAACGGATCGGTCTGCGGCATGGGGTTCATGGTCGAGCTCGTCTTCCTCGAGGGCCGGAAGAACCTGCTCGGTTACCAGACGCGCACCTTGATCCAGTATTGA
- a CDS encoding RNA-binding protein: protein MAIKTLYVGNLPYSADERSLTSYFAAYNASNARIIEGRGFGFIDVDAESFEAAVSEKHNSIMDGRTLTVNEAKPREDRGGGGGGGGRGGYRGGGGGGRRW, encoded by the coding sequence ATGGCTATCAAGACCCTTTACGTGGGGAACCTCCCCTATTCGGCCGACGAGCGTTCGTTGACTTCGTACTTCGCTGCTTATAACGCTTCGAACGCGCGCATCATCGAGGGCCGCGGTTTCGGATTCATCGACGTCGACGCCGAGAGTTTCGAGGCGGCCGTCAGCGAGAAGCACAATTCGATCATGGACGGCCGGACGCTGACCGTGAACGAGGCCAAGCCGCGCGAAGACCGTGGCGGCGGCGGCGGTGGCGGTGGCCGTGGCGGCTACCGCGGCGGCGGTGGCGGCGGACGCCGCTGGTAA
- a CDS encoding helix-turn-helix transcriptional regulator, which yields MAERATVEMFKALGDPTRLRIFDFLRGCCCPVAVGDEGEVRPMAGPTAGEVCCHVTGADKITSAVSFHLKELRNAGLVRMEKRGKHMVCAVEPAALEALAAYFRPEGPGAACCEDN from the coding sequence ATGGCCGAACGGGCGACGGTGGAGATGTTCAAAGCGCTGGGAGACCCCACGCGATTGCGCATCTTCGACTTCCTGAGAGGGTGCTGCTGCCCGGTGGCGGTCGGTGACGAAGGCGAGGTGCGACCGATGGCCGGTCCGACCGCGGGCGAGGTCTGTTGCCACGTGACCGGGGCGGACAAGATCACGTCGGCGGTGAGTTTCCATCTCAAGGAACTGCGCAACGCCGGGCTTGTCCGGATGGAAAAGCGCGGGAAGCACATGGTTTGCGCCGTCGAACCCGCCGCCCTCGAGGCCTTGGCCGCGTACTTCCGCCCAGAGGGGCCGGGTGCCGCGTGCTGCGAGGACAACTGA